ttttttgtttttttttatcagtccTCAAAATATACAATCGTCTTTTTGGTGCCTGGAAAAATAAATCTCTCTCCTGACGGATTGAGAGGCACAGGAAATCTGTACAATAAAGTGTGTCACTAAAACCAGAGTCAAGCTAACATTTATTGCATTGGTGGGCCTCTGAACCACTGTTTGACACAACTCCTCTGGTATCCAATAAATTGTCAAAAGTGACTGTAAATGTGTTTgtgccaaataaattaaaaaaaaattacaacaaaatGCTCAAAGTCCAGATGCTTGCCTGTAGATGACCTCAATATATACCACTGTTTGACGCATAACCTAAAATATCTACTACAGGGAATCAAATgtaaatacaaagtaaaacaaaacaaatgttagTAAAGCTTTTCTTACCTTGCCCTCTGGGCCAGTGATAGTCCTCAGACTGCTGTGGAAAATATTCTGCTTCTCCAGTCCACTTTGGAGCAACCACGATTTCAGCAAAACCTAATAAATAATTGAAAGCATTCTGTACAATTACTTGATAGATAGAAGGTGCAAAGTGAACACAATGCAAACaagaggggtttattcactaaacagtagacTGACAAgggaggttaaaaaaacaaacaacatttgCAGGTATTTTTCTAATTAGGCTATTTGGCACTCATCTTGCTGCTTGTCTGAAGTAAACAGTGAATTTAAGCAAACCCCAATTACAAATCAAAAGCCTTTTAGTTTAATTTAGCTTTTATACTGTTATTGTCACATTTAGCTGCCCACACAATAAGAAAAGTGGGTATTTATGACACTGTGTagcagaatttatatatatatataagaaacatttaaaaaagtgATTATTTTTGAGTATTTCTGTCAATTGAAACATAATATTGACCAGGACTGGCAGGCCAGAGGTTTATAGCATGATAGTAATGAACCTTTAGATAATGTACTGCTATGATTTGAAATGGCCAGTCTTTATGCATAATGGTGGTTTGCAGTAAATAACGATAGGATATATCACTATGTTACAAGGTACAAATAAGAGAATAAACCACAatgggtttgttcactaaacagtgaattgtaatgaattaaactgaattgcaaaatatagtaaaaaaaaaaaagttaaattgtgATTATAGTTATTTTTCTACTTCagccattttgtctacattttgcagtttgttTTCTAATTTAGTGTCTACTGAATacactctttaaaaaaatattttaaagttatgCATTTCCGCCAGGAAACCATTCACTAACCCGTGAATTCGTAGGAACTCATCGGGTCATTTCTAATTTTAGGCCTAAATATTTAAGCCGGAAACATAGCATATTTGGAAATGTTTACAAATCAATTATTTTTTCCTGACATTCACAGTTTATGGAATACCTTCGCACACTGTATTGATAGAAAAGGATTGTTTTTCAAAACTTATTTTACATGGCATTGGTTAGGGCGAGCTGTTTATTCCAGGAAACTTTAAAAACGCATAAAACAGGGCTAAAATCTGAACGACGATCATTTTTTGAAGAAAATCTAGCGCAAAGACAATTCCTGAATAAAGGGTGAAGGTTAAATGGATGCCATTGGCATGTATGTGAGTCTGACAAATTAGGGTTTGAGATAGATATTGCATGAATCTGGTTACACAACTAGGGAATGCctagaattaaaaataatttgtaggGAATCAAAGGGTTAAAACTCTGGGGCGTGTACCGGTCCACTAATTGAAAAAAGCTCATATTTTGTCTATTACGTGTGTGGCCATACATCAGAAACCACAAATGGATTATTCACTAGAGAAGCATTTATCGAGGGCTGGAAAGGAAACTTCATATATTAGGGCAAAATAGTGAAAATATAAAACTAAATTTGGTGACTTTTTCCCCAGTGTGGGTATTTGAATCCAAAACATGAAATGTTCGAGCGAAATTGCCAACAATGTCTGCTTTTGTGTGTAATTCCCAAGCCAGAATACTTTGTGAGGAGGGCACGATGATGTAACTGATTAAAGGAAAGTTTGGAGTATGTAAAACTCAATATTCATTTTCAACATTTACCAGAGTAAACCGATGGGATTCACTTAAGTGTGacttgttaggaattcaaagtgaatttcacatttaaggacaaaatagtcaaaatggaaacattctctaaatgAGCTTTGCTTTCAGTGcagctactctggtcttaaatctgtaattcactttagtaaatacaaccctgtttttttctctcttgcgTATTTAAATGAGAAACTTGAAGGGCAGGTAGAATCCATACACACCTTAGGGGTTAATCAGACTACCCACTATTTAAACACACACCTGTTTGCTACAAGTAGCCACACATTATGGCTAGCTTCACAGAAGAAGCAATGGATAACTACATGTACTCAGCATATAACCCTTATTCTTACAGATACCTTAATCCTAAAAATAAGGGAGTTAGCTGGAGGCAGAAAAATTATCATCTGACTAATTATGGAGATGCTGGGGAGTACTTTGATAATTACCAGAGGGCTCAGCTGAAGGCTATCTTGTCTCAAGTCAATCCTAACCTCACTCCAAGGTTGAGGAAAGCGAATACAAGAGATGTTGGCATTCAGGTAAATCCCAGGCAGGATGCCTCTGTTCAATGCTCATTAGGCCCCAGGACCCTTCTGAGGAGGAAGCTTGGGGCCATTAGGAAACCACCACAACCTCCCCAAACCCAAGGCAGCCCTGCTTCACCCACCAAGGCAGTGCGCTTCCCCAGGACCCTGGCTGTGTACTCCCCTGTGGCTACGGGGAGGCTGGCTCCTTTCCAAGAGGAGGACCTGGAAAAGGCAGAGGAGGACCAGGAGAAGGCAGAAGAGGAACTCCAGAGAGAAGAAGAACCCAAACCACAAAGGCCGAGAGCAGAGGAGAGCCAGGTGCAAGAGCAAACCCAGGAGGAGCCTAAAGAGAGCCCTGAGGTCCAGCAAGAAGCCTCTCTTGGGCAGACTAGAGTGAAGTTCCAGGTGAGTGTGTCCCCATTAAATAGTATTATGTAGTAATGTGGAGACCTACCGTCACACAAGCTGCTGGGCATTGTTACTAACCATCTTCCATGCCCACTGGACAGGCTGCTACATAGCAATAGAGGGCGCCTTCACATGAGGTCTATTCTGTGTGTGCATTGTCCTCTCCTCCAGGTACTGTGTGGGTCCAGTCTGAATCCCCATGGCTATCGTTGGCTTATATTCTCGCGTTAGGTGTTACCTCACTGTTTAGAACACGATCCCCAAAATATCAAAGGAGTGTGTGCCTTCTCTAAATCGGGTCAACATTGTGTCTGCTTATACTCCATAAATAGTAACATTAGGGTTCGGCATATCCTGGAGAACGTCCACTCGAATATTCCATAAACTCTAGTTCTTGGAGCACGAGAAACCGTTATTGAATGGTGGGTATGTAtgtgtatacttttttattttataattttgtgtaTCTAGCATTCCCTACACAGAAAGCAGGTTTGTTCACTTGGTTGGAAACTGTAGATTTTGTTTTTCTTGCGAACAGGGCTGCACAAAATGcaattgtagtgaactgaaacttgaatacaaatgtgtgcTCCCAATGCtatagaggtgtttttttttttttttttttttttttttggggttagCAGGCCCCAGTGCAAAAAGTGCAAGGAAACTCCACCTCTGGCTTATTGATCTGAGTCAAACCAATGTTTTCCCACTGGAAAGCTACTGCGCATgtgctgtaaaaaaacaacactctGCCAATCTGGAACAATCAGATTGAGTTACAGTAGTGTAGTTTTTACACCGGTATTTTGGCAAAGTGGCTCTCAGGAAGATGACCACTAAAGGCAAGTTAATTTGCAAATATAAACATTGCTGTTGTTACAGGACATTTTTAGCTGCAATGTTAAAATGGGGTTCAGATTTCAGTTTAGTTTTCAGTCTGAATTGTAGCAGACTGCTGAATCTTGGCTAAATATAGTCAGTTAGGCTGTAACTCTCCAAAATGGACGCTTTCCAATTGCTCTAaatattgtgtgtgagtgtgtgtgagagtgtgagagtgtgagagtgtgagagtgtgagagtgtgagagtgtgagagtgtgagagtgtgagagtgtgagagtgtgtcagtcACTAGGAATATGTGTGGTAAACACAAAccttttatttttggttaaatcTTGACTTGTACTTTTTAGTTCCTGGAACAGAAATATGGTTATTACCACTGTAAAGACTGCAACATTCGATGGGAAAGTGCTTATGTATGGTGTGTGCAGGGTACTAACAAGGTAAGCACAGACTACATTCTGCTTTCTGTAAAACTGATGCATATAATACATTgatatggggttttttttttgttttttctcctccCATGTTTGGTGCAGGTGTACTTCAAACAGTTTTGTAGGACCTGTCAGAAGACCTTTAATCCTTACAGAGTGGAGGACATAATGTGTCAAGTAAGTGTCTCCATCTAAATAGGGAAACCTCCTTCATGATACTGCATTGCCCTTTACACGTCTACTGAAAATGACGACATGCTTGCAAAGGGTAGCTCAGGGTATCCTCCTCCCTTCAAGGTGCCATGTTAGGTGGGACAGTCAAATGTTTCTAAAATCCATGAACCTGGTAAAAATGACTTATTTCAATATTGGAATCCGTttacacaaaatatattttcCCGGTTTACGACCAGCAGAATGCAAAAACTTGAATCTGTCTTTTTATGACCTATTTTGGATTAGACTAGTTATAATGGAATACAA
Above is a genomic segment from Pelobates fuscus isolate aPelFus1 chromosome 6, aPelFus1.pri, whole genome shotgun sequence containing:
- the ZAR1 gene encoding zygote arrest protein 1; translated protein: MASFTEEAMDNYMYSAYNPYSYRYLNPKNKGVSWRQKNYHLTNYGDAGEYFDNYQRAQLKAILSQVNPNLTPRLRKANTRDVGIQVNPRQDASVQCSLGPRTLLRRKLGAIRKPPQPPQTQGSPASPTKAVRFPRTLAVYSPVATGRLAPFQEEDLEKAEEDQEKAEEELQREEEPKPQRPRAEESQVQEQTQEEPKESPEVQQEASLGQTRVKFQFLEQKYGYYHCKDCNIRWESAYVWCVQGTNKVYFKQFCRTCQKTFNPYRVEDIMCQSCKQTRCVCPVKLRHVDPKRPHRQDLCGRCKGKRLSCDSTFSFKYII